Proteins found in one Dryobates pubescens isolate bDryPub1 chromosome 1, bDryPub1.pri, whole genome shotgun sequence genomic segment:
- the NPY2R gene encoding neuropeptide Y receptor type 2, with amino-acid sequence MGPLEAAGEENQTDEMKMELFTKLHLPRYTTPLNELALDPKPELKDSTTLVEVQIILIFAYCSIILLGVIGNSLVIHVVIKFKSMRTVTNFFIANLAVADLLVNTLCLPFTLVYTLLGEWKLGPVLCHLVPYAQALAVHVSTVTLTVIALDRHRCIVYHLESKISKRISFLIIGVAWAVSALLASPLAIFREYSLIEIIPDFKIVVCSEKWPGEGQLNYGTIYSISMLLIQYVLPLAVISYAYTRIWTKLKNHVSPGAGNDHYHHRRRKTTKMLVCVVVVFAVSWLPFHTFQLVSDIDSQVLDLKEYKLIYTVFHVIAMCSTFANPLLYGWMNSNYRTAFLTAFQCEQRLDSIHPEVSSAFKPGKKLEVKRIQFPGDSFTQPTNV; translated from the coding sequence ATGGGGCCCctagaagcagcaggagaagaaaaccagacagatgaaatgaaaatggaGCTGTTCACCAAACTGCACTTGCCAAGATACACCACACCACTCAATGAATTGGCTCTGGACCCTAAACCAGAACTGAAGGACAGTACAACGCTAGTTGAAGTACAAATAATCCTGATCTTTGCTTACTGCTCCATCATCTTGCTGGGAGTGATTGGAAACTCTCTTGTGATCCATGTGGTCATCAAGTTCAAAAGCATGCGCACAGTGACTAACTTCTTTATTGCCAACCTGGCTGTGGCTGACCTGCTGGTGAATACATTATGTCTGCCCTTCACATTGGTTTACACGCTGCTGGGAGAATGGAagctgggaccagtcttgtgcCACCTGGTGCCTTATGCCCAGGCCCTTGCTGTGCATGTGTCTACTGTTACTTTGACTGTGATTGCTTTGGATCGGCATCGTTGTATCGTCTACCACTTGGAAAGCAAAATCTCTAAGCGGATCAGCTTCCTGATTATAGGAGTTGCCTGGGCAGTCAGTGCCCTGTTGGCAAGCCCTCTGGCCATCTTCCGCGAGTACTCACTGATTGAGATCATTCCTGACTTCAAGATTGTGGTGTGCTCTGAGAAGTGGCCAGGGGAGGGACAACTCAACTATGGCACCATCTACAGCATCTCCATGCTCCTTATCCAGTATGTGCTGCCTCTGGCAGTCATCTCCTATGCATACACCCGTATTTGGACCAAGCTCAAAAACCACGTTagtcctggggcagggaatgACCATTACCACCACCGGCGGCGGAAAACCACCAAGATGCTGGTGTGTGTGGTTGTGGTGTTTGCTGTCAGCTGGCTACCATTTCACACTTTCCAGCTAGTCAGTGACATTGACAGTCAGGTATTAGACCTGAAAGAGTACAAATTGATCTACACAGTGTTTCATGTCATTGCCATGTGCTCAACATTTGCTAACCCCCTTCTCTATGGCTGGATGAATAGTAACTACAGGACGGCTTTCCTCACGGCCTTCCAGTGTGAGCAGCGTCTGGACTCCATCCACCCTGAAGTATCATCAGCTTTCAAACCTGGGAAGAAACTAGAAGTAAAGAGGATTCAATTCCCAGGCGACTCTTTCACACAACCTACCAATGTCTAA